The Ailuropoda melanoleuca isolate Jingjing chromosome 17, ASM200744v2, whole genome shotgun sequence DNA segment TTTGCAGCTGTCACTGTGGGCCAAATGGCTGCAGTCTACTCACGAGTCAGAAAGGACAAAATAGTACCTTTATGTTGGAGAAGCCTGGCAAACTGCCTTGGTCAGAGGACCACCGACATGGGACCATGAATAAGAACAGACCCATCAGAGCTGGTGTGACACCTGTCTGGGAGGACACGGCATCCCCAGAATTGAATCACAAGGGAGCCTCAGATGGACCCGCGTGGCAGGATAGCCTACAACGTGAGAGACCTGAGCCTGTAAGATGTCAGTACACGTCCGTGTCACAGAGCAGACCCCAGAACGGTTTCAGATCACAGGAGACAGAGGAGTGTGTGGCTGTGACCCTGGCCCCCTTGCCCTGGCACAGACATCACCGGGACAGTTGGTGAAATCGCACTGTGGCCCGTAGGAAAACCAGTTGGCAGAAAGCCAATCCCGTGTGAGCCTGGGCTGGGAAGCGCCTTCTTTGCTGGCCAGAGGAGGTCAGGTGACCGAGGGAGATCGGGAATGCTGGTCCACAGACAAAGGGGAGAGTGGCTCGAGGGGACAGCAGCCTGCCACCTCACCCTTTCTTGGGCTCAGAGGACTTTGGACAAATGGCCATGGCCTCGATGAGTCTTGAGGTTATGAACCCAGCCTGGGTGTCCATGTCCACGTCTGTCCAGCGGCAGCCCTCCGGGTGCCTCAAACCTCCCAAGCCCACCGGGGTCCAGAGCAGCCGCCACACGGCTCCGGGCTCGCAGTTCGTCCCTCCTGTCCCCATGCCCTGCCACACCGCCCACCACGCAGTGTCCTCGTGCTTTTCCTGCTGCCCGCCCCCGCCCGGACCTCTTGCCTGGCACGTGTCTGTCAccctggccctgggctccctAGCAGCACAGCGCACACTGCCCCATGTTACCGTTCGGGGCTCTGTGTGTCTGACGAGCTCCAGGGGGAGGCTGATGCTGCGGGCGGGGGACACACTGAGCCGCCGGGGTCTGTGGGGCCATCGGGCTGGAGCTGTGTCCCGTGgtgatggaggagagagagtgggCTCACAGGTGTGAATCGGGGGTGCGCCAGCCTGTGGAGCTGCCCTCATCTGGAATGGACATCGTGTGGGGTATTGTGTGTCTAAAATTGAcagcattttggaaaatgttgcCTTCTAGGGTCCTTCAAATTTCAATTTGCCCATGAGTTTGCAAGAAAGAGATAATCCATATACTCAGGTCATGTGGCTGCTGAAGGGAGCTCAGAACGCCGAAGGATGTGGGGAGTGTCAGAGCATCCCTAATTTGAAAGGGCGCAGGTGCCCCATGCCTGGCTGAGCGCTGTTGGGCCGTGTCTCAGGGGAGCTGCTCAGGGGAGTCCGGGTCCGACCCACGGTGGGGCAGCACGAACCTGAGGTTTGCAGGAGGTCCGGGGGGGTTGTCCAGAAATCCCAGCTCCATCTGTGTGACCCAATCCTCACTTTTCCCATCTGTATAGTGGGCGGGTGCATCACCACTGACACGGCGTTCCTGGGGGGGTCAGTTCTGCTCCCCCCATGTTGGTGGTTCCCACAGCCTATGACTGCGGCAAACTTTACAGAAGCATGCTCTAGGCCTGCCTACCTTCTACCCCATGGTTCAACACATGGATTGGAGAGCAGGCTCGGAGCTCCTTGCTGTGGGGGGTTTGCTGCTTCTGCGTGTTATGGGCAGCTCGTGGCCAGAGCCTGCCGGCCCCCAGCATGGAAAGCATGGAAAGGTCTAGGTTGAAGGGAAGAGGCTGCTTTTCAGAGCTGGACGCTGTATTCTTTTTGACCACAAGATGGCATGCTGCAGTCATGATATCCAGACAGGCACCAGGGGGCGGGGCTAAGAAGAGccagttttgaaaattttttactTAGTTAATTTCCTTGTCCTTCGTGGACCAAATGGTTTGCCCCAAGGCTCTAGAAAGGGTTTTACAGGGAAGTTTGTCTCTCCCCTCTTTGTGACGAGCTCCAGACAGCTGGTCTGAGTTCCGAGCCACAATTTGCCAccccctggctgtgtgacctcagataagttgcttaccctctctgtgcccatGTTTCCTTATCTGAGAATGTTAACAATCGTACTGACCTAATAAGGTCATCATGAGGATTCAGTGATGTTTTTAAAGTGCTTGGAATCATGCCTGACATATGGCAAGCGTTACAAAGTTCTGGTAAATAAAACCGTAACACGAGTACCACTAATAATGGCATACTCGAGATTCACTCCACTCTTTTCAAATGGATGCAATCCAACACTGAAAAAtggaatgggggcgcctgggtggctcagttggctaagcgtctgccttcggctcaggtcatgttcccacggtcctggggttgagccccacgtcaggctccctgctcaggggggaacctgcttctcgctctctctctgcccctcaccccctgcctgtgtgctctcactctcttcctctctgtcaaataaaatctaaaaaaaaaaaaaaagaaagaaaaatggaattgcACCTACAAGATTCTCAAAAATAGGTTGGGTgtacttaaatattttgaatttctagaaTTCCCAATTATATAAACAGTGGAAACAATTTTCACAATTTATTGCTGTAAGTCACTTCTGGGAAGTAGACATTTTCGCAAAGGGGGAGTGAGAGAGTTTTATCCATTGCCTCTCGCTGAAACGCACCTCTCGGCCACCCATGCGTCTCTGGGAAGGTGCATCCTCAGGTGTTTGGTGGCCTTGCCCCCTTCCTGCCTCTANaaaaaagaaagaaagaaaaatggaattgcACCTACAAGATTCTCAAAAATAGGTTGGGTgtacttaaatattttgaatttctagaaTTCCCAATTATATAAACAGTGGAAACAATTTTCACAATTTATTGCTGTAAGTCACTTCTGGGAAGTAGACATTTTCGCAAAGGGGGAGTGAGAGAGTTTTATCCATTGCCTCTCGCTGAAACGCACCTCTCGGCCACCCATGCGTCTCTGGGAAGGTGCATCCTCAGGTGTTTGGTGGCCTTGCCCCCTTCCTGCCTCTATGTGCTGTCGGAGATCTTATCTCGGTCATTCCAGAGTTAACCTCGCAGGGCAGTGCGGCCACTGCCTCTCAGCCACAAACAGACCAGAGTCAAACAGCAGGACGAGCCCCTCAGGAGTCAAAGGTCATgctccagcctccccctccctggaAGCACAGCCCCGCGGATGTCTGGCTTCTAGATCTGTTACCATATGGCCACCAATCGCTCGGCACAATGCCCAATGCCCTAGTCACGTGGATGCCGTCTGGCGCTGAGGCTGCCGTCTGTGAGAGGTTTGAATTTGTCTTACAGACATCAAGTTGTAGAAAGTTTAACTGCAGAAAAGTAcggagaaaaagataaacaatctTGTATAATCACAGCCCGGCACCACAGCCGTGATTTCTGGTTGGATGGCGCGTGTAGTGACAGCAGGGGCGCCAAGGGCTTACGCATCCTGCAATCGTACCGTTCTGCCTCTCGCTTCTCTGCATCGTGTCTGAGGCTTTATCCTGCCACGGGATACTCTTCAGAATATCTTTTATGGTCACATAGGTTTGTTTAGGGCAACCCCATGATGTACCACCCGCCTCTGCAGTGCCTTCTGTTTTTCAGTATCGGGGGGAATGTGGCAATAAACATTACCTTACAACACACACTTTGGggaatgcactttttttttttttaagattttatttatttatttgtcagagagagagtgagcacaagcagggggagtggcaggcagaggcagaagccgactcccggctgagcagggagcccgatgtgggacttgatcccaggacccagggatcatgaccggagccgaaggccgatgctgaaccgactgagccccccaggcgtcccggGGGAATGCACTTGTTTAGGAGAACATAGGAAAAGTAGATTTAATGGGTTGATGAGCAGGGACTCTTTTCACCTTATGCTTTACATCATGCACTAACGTTTTGTTCAAGGTCAAAGCTAAGTAAGCAGCAAACCCCAGCTCTGAGCCTCTTCTGCTAACTGCACCTCCAATGTCATGCTTCCTTTTCTGGGTATTTCGACACTTACTCTGAATGATCTTTCAAGAACCTTAAGGAGGAGTTTCGGTTCGGAAGTTCTNCTTCGGTTCCGAAGTTCTGTGGTTCTATTCACCTGTCATGTGCTGTCCGTTAACGACCTTAGGAGGGTGACCACGGTGCCCAGGCTCACCGCTGGCTGCTAGAGGACAGGCTTAAGCACCAGCTCGAGTGCCTACAGAGACTGGATGGGGGCTCAGCGTGCCAGCAGGCCAATGTGACATTTGGGACGTGTCTAGGGTGACACGGACAGTGGCTACCATCCACTCCCACCTATATAAACAAGTCAGACCAAATTTGCAAGCCTTCTTAGCACACTGCCCCCCAAACCAAACTGGAGTATGGGCCAAATGGTGACCCGGTGTGACCTCTAGACACTCCCAGTGATGTTCATGAAAGGCAAAAGGCAAAGGGCAGATCTTTTCATGGGGGGGTGGTGGAGCCCAGGCTCAGAAGACTTGGCGCTTGGCCATGTCAGGAAGGACGGCACACGTGTGGCTTCTCGGAGGTGGGGGGTTTGTGGCTGCAGTGAGAGCTGCCGGGTTATGACATGTGTCACACATCATTGCTGACTCATGGTGGGGAAAGTGTCAAGTGCAGGAATGatttgcccccaccccctgagGGGCCTCAGGGGGCTTCACTGAGCCAGGAGAAACTGCTCCTTCCAGAAACCCCTCTCGACACAGGGGCTGACCACACATGTCCGGCTTGCACTCCGTGGGGATTTCCCTTTCTCCGTTTCCCGCTCCCATCTCAGCGGCCCTCTGAAGCCTCCGCACTCACTGACCTCACAGCTCCCCGGGTGTGGCAGTGGGTGGGGACGCCGCTGCTCTGTGCCCATCAGACGCGGGGACGCAGTGGAGGTGCTGCGGCTGGGTTTTAGGTCACAGGCGTGCATCTTGCACAAAGATGGGGTTTCTTGTTTGGAGGTAATGTGGTGTCACCAACTCAGGCCCACACTGCCTTCTGTGAGTTCCTGGGAAAAATTCATACTGTTCCTGAATCCAGGAGGCCTGTCCTGCCTGGTGGATGGGCTGGAcaaaggggtggggctgggataAAAGGAGCCACAGGACCCTTTGCTGCTCCAAGAGCCCCGGGCCGACATCGGAGACACAGTCCTACACAGTATGGGACACAAATGGTGCTTACGCTATTTGAGCTCACCTTTTAAGAACCTGTcccctttattttgcttttcaaactTGTGTCTTTATGAAGTTTGCAAAAGCCCCAAAGGGGAGAAGTGGGTAATGAAGGAACAGAACAGCTGGGTGTCCTCAGAGGGGTGTAAGGGACTGTGGGGGAACTGCAGGGAAGTTGCCCATCTGGGGGTCCCCCCAGCTGATGGTTACTTGGGGTGCGGGGGGGGGACTGCAGGCACATGGTGGCCAAATCTTCCCATTTtccaagagaagctggaaatgcagatttttatgtAAGAGCTGCTGGTTTTGAAAGGtggctctgcctttctccctgaGACAAGCCAGAGGCCAAGGGAACCTGCCTGTAGGAGACACAGAGCTCAGAGTAGCCCGCCCATGTCCTACAGCCTCTGGTGGGCTTGCTATGCAATGACACTTTGCTCCCTCCTATAGCAAATAGTTTGAGAAAATGCAGCAGGGAATGTCTCCTAAGCCTTCTTGCTTACTTGAAGCCAGTTCTTTCCATCCCCCAGGGAGCGGTAATCCACTAGCATTTTAGCAAGGCCACGAGAAAGAATGTGTTAGCAAAAACACTTAAATAACATTTCCAAAGGGTTTTTCAAACAAAGCATCCCTGAGGATGTGGCTAATAAACTCACTCCCACCCACATTATTAAAGTTCAGGGGAAGGTTTGGGGTGAGGTCCCAGGGAGTTTGAATGACATCACAGCATCCAAGGACTTGGGGCTCCAACAGGCTCAGACACTGGCTGAATGCAGTTTTGGGGTGAGGCCATGTTGTCTAACTCAGGGCAGGTGACCCGGGACAGGGTGCAGGCATTCCCTATGCTCTTCCTGTAGTCTGCCCAGTAGACGGGAATCGGCAGACCCAGTGGCTTCTGCATTTGTCCAGACTGcaaggtggtggtggtagggtCTGGTGGAGGCTGAATTTGCTTCCagataaaatgtttctttcccaATTGAGATGAGAGCTTGGCTGCCTTTTGGACTGACTAATAAATCCATGTGAAGCCATATCCTATGTCAGAAAGGTGGTTTTCCTGAAATTGAATACCTTAAAAATGTGAGCAAAGTAGAACGGCCTCAAGGGGTTGTCAATCAGCCCTCTTCCTGCAGTTTGCGTCAGCACCAGCTGGAAATGTTGCCCCCTGTCCCCCCCTTCCACCCCAGTGAGGGCTATCCTGGTGGCCTTCCTGTAGGAGGAGGGGCTAAGACCTGGTGAGCCCACAGATTGATATTGTTATAAATGGAGGGGCGGGGTAAGATGTGAAATAAGTCCTATTTGCAACATTTCCTGCAGATGTGGAAcgaatacattttaagaaaatttgataCATAAGGAAGAGCGATACCTACACCTCAGtcacttagaaataaatacattttatccaATCCAGGCACACTGTCATTTCCCAAACCACCAGTACAGACAGAAAGGAAGCAGCAGTATATGGACGAGGCAGGTGCACCTGGGATGTCAGGGACGTTAGGTGAGCAAACACTAGCTTCTGGGATTCCAGAAAGCGGCCCCGACTGCAGCTTCCAAGTCCACTGGGAGGCGCAGGACACCAGCTCACTGGTCTtactctctgtccctgtcctgcAGCTGAGCCTGGGCTTGCCTAGAAccaccccccgcctcccccccacGCCGCCCCGCGCTGTCCCGTCCAGGCTCCTGGCCGCACTTAGGAAAGGGGGCCATGAAGGGCACCCCAGCCCAAGTTTCCAAGTAgcggggagagaggcagacaccCAAAGTGATGCTCTCTGTGGGGAAACGGTCTGAACGTGCTGGCTTACGGGGTCCAAAATGGTGACATCACAGCacttctgttcaaatcttctagtTTTATTATGCTATAATTAGAAAACtaacttttatatatgtatatttaggtAATTCGAACATTTCAAAATAGCGTAAGAGATACGGGCTCTGCCTCCATCAGTGCTGGGTCGGAGTCTCCTTTTGTCCTCACCTCCTTCCCGTGTAGGTTTTCCTCTGGCTTCCATGAACGCGCAGCTGGGATGGGGCTCAGCGGATCCGCCAGGACCGCTCGGTGATGGCAGAGCCCGAGGCTAGCACCCTGGACGCCAAAGCAATTGGAGATAGGGGTGGCCCGAGTCTTTCTGGATAGCCTGTAGATGGCGCCTCGGGAAAGGGATTCCGAGGTGCGTACTTCAAGCTCCTGGGGACAAGAGACCCCCGGTCTCCGCGCAGCGCACCTGGCTGCGTAGACTGTGCGGCTGCCGGTGCGAGGACCCGGGAGCGAGGGAGGGGGGATTGCATGCAAACGGACCGGTCGTGCAGGGCACCGGTGCAGGGGATGCGCACTGAAGGGCGCAGGAGCCGCAAGTGGCCCGACCCCCACGCGCCGGGTAGCCCCGCGACCCCCACGCGCGGCGGGGCCCTACCCACCCCACCCTGCGGCAGGTGGACAGTGTCGCTATGAAGAGAAAGCCTCGATTGTCCCTCCTGCAAACCGCCACACGCCAGACCTCCGCTATTGTGCGCTCTCCATAGAAATGCAAACGAGCCGCGTGCGCCGGCCGCAATCTGCTCGCGCGTCCCAGCGCCCCGCGGCGCCGGGCTGCGGGCGGGGAGGTCGGCTCGGACCCTCCAGCGCGGCAAGGTCGGGGCGCTGAGCTTGCGGGGAGGCCTTGCCGGCGCGCTCCGGATCGCGCTGTCGCTGGAAGGGGCTGTGGCCAGGCTTCTTGCAAGCTTAAAGCCCGCGCTGGGTGTTTTTACTTTAAGTTCCGGTTTAAAAGCAACAGTCTCATAAACTTtcaattaaaagtaaagaaacaaatagaaaggtagagacaaaaataaatgcaaaaaaaatcttaatttcccCTAAGGGGCATTTTATAAATTGCGGCGTCCTATTAGCaagcaaggttttttttttttttaactttttccttttaaggacttaaaaaaacaaaaaggcgaGTGAAATCTGCAGGCTCCAGTCTGCCTGGTAACACCCCGACAAAAGCGGCAGATTTGAGGCATTGTCATCCCCCGCACCCCTCCCCACGTGGCCTTCTGGCACGAGCCGCGGCGGCCGCCTCATTTGCATCAGAAAGCGGGAGCCGGCCAATGGGCGCGCAGCCTCGCGCCAGCTGGCGGCGCCGCGGCCGGGCCTATAAAAGGGTGCGCGGCGGGCCGCGGCGCACTCGCCAGCCTTGGGCCTGCCTGGCTGCCTCGGCTTCCCCGTCTTCCCAATCCCCGCCGCGTCTGCGCCGCTCGCTCCTTTCGTGGATAACTAGCTGCTCTCCGACTGAACCATGACTCTGGAGGAAATCCGCGGCCAAGATACGGTTCCCGAAAGCACCGCCAGGTGGGTCGGCGCCGGGCGCCGGACGTCTCGGGGCGCGGGGAGCCGGTCCCTGTCCTGGCTGCAGCTGCTCGGGCGGCCGCCTTCGGGGCCCGCCGGGACGGGGAGCCGCTGGGTGGGAGCTGGGCACCGGGAGCGCATCCCCGGGGCCGGGGCGGCCGGGGTGTGTCTTCGGGGTTGGGGATTCCGCCGCGCCTTCTGGCCGGTCCCCGCTCACCGCGCTGGCTCGTCCGCAGGATGCAGGGCGCCGGGAAAGCGCTGCACGAGCTGCTGCTGTCGGCGCAGCGCCAGGGCTGCCTCACCGCCGGCGTCTATGAGTCCGCCAAAGTCTTGAATGTGTGAGTGTGGACGCGGACCCGGGTGGGGCCACCGGGGGCGGCGGGGAGACGGCGGCGGGGGGCCCCCTCCGGGCTCGCCGCCCTGCCCTCACCACCCGGTCCCCGCCTGCACAGGGACCCCGACAACGTGACCTTCTGCGTGCTGGCGGCCGACGCGGAGGACGAGGGCGACATCGCGCTGCAGATCCACTTTACGCTGATCCAGGCGTTCTGCTGTGAGAACGACATAGACATCGTGCGCGTGGGCGACGTGCAGCGGCTGGCGGCGATAGTGGGCGCCGGCGACGAGGCTGCAGCGCCGGGAGACCTGCACTGTATCCTCATTTCGGTGAGTGCCGCCTCCGCCCCGGCGTCGCCCCGCCGCGGCCAGCGGCCAGCGGCCAGCCAGGCTGACCTCTGCGTTCTCCCCGCAGAACCCCAATGAGGACGCGTGGAAGGACCCCGCCTTGGAGAAGCTCAGCGTGTTCTGCGAAGAGAGCCGCAGCGTCAACGACTGGGTGCCCAGTATCACCCTCCCCGAGTGACAGCCCGGAAGGGGCCTTGGTCTGATCGACGTGGTGACGCCCCGGGGCGCC contains these protein-coding regions:
- the GADD45G gene encoding growth arrest and DNA damage-inducible protein GADD45 gamma; the encoded protein is MTLEEIRGQDTVPESTARMQGAGKALHELLLSAQRQGCLTAGVYESAKVLNVDPDNVTFCVLAADAEDEGDIALQIHFTLIQAFCCENDIDIVRVGDVQRLAAIVGAGDEAAAPGDLHCILISNPNEDAWKDPALEKLSVFCEESRSVNDWVPSITLPE